A genomic window from Cucumis melo cultivar AY chromosome 8, USDA_Cmelo_AY_1.0, whole genome shotgun sequence includes:
- the LOC127150680 gene encoding beta-galactosidase 7-like, whose product MFKLQWLVATLACLTFCIGDNVSYDSNAIIINGERRIIFSGSIHYPRSTEAMWPDLIQKAKDGGLDAIETYIFWDRHEPQRRKYDFSGRLDFIKFFQLIQDAGLYVVMRIGPYVCAEWNYGGFPVWLHNMPGIQLRTNNQVYKNEMQTFTTKIVNMCKQANLFASQGGPIILAQIENEYGNVMTPAYGDAGKAYINWCAQMAESLNIGVPWIMCQQSDAPQPIINTCNGFYCDNFTPNNPKSPKMFTENWVGWFKKWGDKDPYRTAEDVAFSVARFFQSGGIFNNYYMYHGGTNFGRTSGGPFITTSYDYNAPLDEYGNLNQPKWGHLKQLHASIKLGEKILTNGTRSDQNFGSSATLTKFFNPTTGERFCFLSNTDGKNDATIDLQADGKYFVPAWSVSILDGCNKEVYNTAKVNSQTSMFVKEQNEKENAQLSWAWAPEPMKDTLQGNGKFAANLLLEQKRVTVDFSDYFWYMTSVDTNGTSSLQNVTLQVNTKGHVLHAFVNKRYIGSQWGSNGQSFVFEKPVLLKSGTNTITLLSATVGLKNYDAFYDMVPTGIDGGPIYLIGDGNVKTDLSSNLWSYKVGLNGEMKQIYNPMFSQRTNWIALNQKSIGRRMTWYKTSFKTPGGIDPVVLDMQGMGKGQAWVNGQSIGRFWPSFIAGNDSCSATCDYRGAYNPSKCVQNCGNPSQRWYHVPRSFLSSNTNTLILFEEIGGNPQHVSVQTITIGTICANANEGSTLELSCQGGHVISEIQFASYGNPEGKCGSFKQGSWDVTNSALFVEKACIGMESCSIDVSAKSFGLGDATNLSARLVVQALCAQN is encoded by the coding sequence ATGTTTAAGCTTCAATGGCTTGTTGCAACTCTAGCTTGCTTGACCTTTTGCATAGGAGACAATGTTTCATATGATTCAAATGCGATAATTATCAACGGAGAACGACGTATTATCTTTTCAGGCTCAATTCATTATCCACGCAGCACTGAAGCAATGTGGCCTGATCTTATTCAAAAAGCTAAAGATGGTGGACTTGATGCAATTGAGACATACATTTTTTGGGATCGTCACGAGCCACAACGACGAAAATATGATTTCTCTGGacgtttagattttattaaattcttcCAGCTCATCCAAGATGCTGGACTTTATGTTGTCATGAGGATTGGTCCTTACGTGTGTGCCGAGTGGAACTACGGAGGCTTTCCAGTGTGGTTGCACAATATGCCAGGAATCCAACTCCGTACTAACAATCAAGTCTACAAGAATGAAATGCAAACTTTCACGACAAAGATAGTGAATATGTGTAAACAAGCCAATCTCTTTGCTTCACAAGGAGGGCCAATAATATTAGCTCAAATCGAGAATGAGTATGGAAATGTGATGACACCAGCTTATGGAGATGCAGGAAAAGCATATATCAATTGGTGTGCTCAAATGGCCGAATCTCTCAATATTGGCGTTCCATGGATCATGTGCCAACAAAGTGATGCCCCACAACCTATCATTAATACGTGCAATGGATTCTACTGTGACAACTTTACTCCGAACAATCCTAAGAGCCCAAAAATGTTCACTGAAAATTGGGTGGGATGGTTCAAGAAATGGGGCGACAAAGACCCTTACAGAACTGCAGAAGATGTAGCATTTTCTGTGGCAAGATTTTTTCAATCTGGCGGCATCTTCAACAATTATTACATGTATCATGGAGGCACCAACTTTGGAAGAACATCAGGAGGTCCATTCATCACTACATCTTACGATTACAACGCCCCACTTGATGAGTATGGGAACTTGAATCAACCTAAATGGGGGCATCTCAAACAACTCCACGCATCAATCAAGTTAGGAGAGAAGATTCTCACTAACGGCACACGCTCAGACCAAAACTTTGGTAGCTCTGCAACTTTAACGAAATTCTTTAATCCAACAACAGGGGAGAGGTTTTGCTTTCTAAGCAACACAGATGGAAAAAATGATGCCACCATAGATCTACAAGCAGATGGAAAATATTTTGTACCAGCTTGGTCTGTGAGCATTCTTGATGGTTGCAACAAGGAGGTTTACAACACTGCAAAAGTAAATTCTCAAACGTCTATGTTCGTGAAGGAGCAAAATGAGAAGGAAAATGCACAACTCTCGTGGGCTTGGGCTCCAGAACCTATGAAAGACACACTGCAAGGAAATGGTAAATTTGCGGCAAACCTTCTTTTGGAACAAAAAAGGGTCACGGTTGATTTCAGCGACTACTTCTGGTACATGACGAGTGTTGACACTAACGGAACATCTTCACTTCAAAATGTGACTCTCCAAGTGAATACAAAGGGTCATGTTCTTCATGCTTTCGTTAATAAAAGATACATTGGGTCGCAGTGGGGGAGTAATGGCCAGAGTTTTGTGTTTGAGAAACCGGTTCTACTAAAATCAGGAACCAACACAATAACTCTTTTGAGTGCCACAGTTGGGTTGAAGAATTACGACGCATTTTATGATATGGTGCCAACGGGAATCGATGGAGGTCCCATCTATCTAATTGGAGATGGAAACGTGAAAACTGATTTGTCATCAAATTTGTGGTCTTATAAGGTTGGATTAAATGGAGAAATGAAGCAAATTTACAACCCAATGTTCTCACAGAGAACAAATTGGATTGCACTAAATCAAAAATCTATCGGAAGGCGAATGACATGGTACAAGACTAGCTTTAAGACACCTGGTGGAATTGACCCAGTAGTCTTGGACATGCAAGGAATGGGAAAAGGCCAAGCTTGGGTAAATGGGCAAAGCATAGGCCGATTTTGGCCATCTTTCATTGCTGGCAATGATAGTTGCAGCGCAACATGTGACTATAGAGGTGCATACAACCCTAGCAAATGTGTGCAAAACTGTGGAAATCCTTCTCAAAGATGGTATCATGTTCCAAGATCATTTCTTTCGAGCAACACAAACACATtgattttatttgaagaaattgGTGGAAATCCACAACACGTGTCGGTTCAAACAATCACAATAGGAACTATATGTGCAAATGCTAATGAAGGAAGCACATTAGAGTTGTCTTGTCAGGGAGGACATGTCATCTCTGAAATCCAATTTGCTAGCTATGGAAATCCAGAGGGAAAATGTGGTTCGTTTAAGCAAGGTTCGTGGGATGTGACAAACAGTGCTCTTTTCGTGGAAAAAGCTTGCATTGGCATGGAAAGTTGTTCAATTGATGTATCTGCAAAGTCATTTGGATTAGGCGATGCTACAAATTTATCTGCAAGATTGGTAGTTCAAGCACTATGTGCACAAAATTGA
- the LOC127150681 gene encoding beta-galactosidase 7-like, translating into MFKLQWLVATLACLTFCIGDNVSYDSNAIIINGERRIIFSGSIHYPRSTEAMWPDLIQKAKDGGLDAIETYIFWDRHEPQRRKYDFSGRLDFIKFFQLIQDAGLYVVMRIGPYVCAEWNYGGFPVWLHNMPGIQLRTNNQVYKNEMQTFTTKIVNMCKQANLFASQGGPIILAQIENEYGNVMTPAYGDAGKAYINWCAQMAESLNIGVPWIMCQQSDAPQPIINTCNGFYCDNFTPNNPKSPKMFTENWVGWFKKWGDKDPYRTAEDVAFSVARFFQSGGIFNNYYMYHGGTNFGRTSGGPFITTSYDYNAPLDEYGNLNQPKWGHLKQLHASIKLGEKILTNGTRSDQNFGSSATLTKFFNPTTGERFCFLSNTDGKNDATIDLQADGKYFVPAWSVSILDGCNKEVYNTAKVNSQTSMFVKEQNEKENAQLSWAWAPEPMKDTLQGNGKFAANLLLEQKRVTVDFSDYFWYMTSVDTNGTSSLQNVTLQVNTKGHVIHAFVNKRYIGSQWGSNGQSFVFEKPVLLKSGTNTITLLSATVGLKNYDAFYDMVPTGIDGGPIYLIGDGNVKTDLSSNLWSYKVGLNGEMKQIYNPMFSQRTNWIALNQKSIGRRMTWYKTSFKTPGGIDPVVLDMQGMGKGQAWVNGQSIGRFWPSFIAGNDSCSATCDYRGAYNPSKCVQNCGNPSQRWYHVPRSFLSSNTNTLILFEEIGGNPQHVSVQTITIGTICANANEGSTLELSCQGGHVISEIQFASYGNPEGKCGSFKQGSWDVTNSALFVEKACIGMESCSIDVSAKSFGLGDATNLSARLVVQALCAQN; encoded by the coding sequence ATGTTTAAGCTTCAATGGCTTGTTGCAACTCTAGCTTGCTTGACTTTTTGCATAGGAGACAATGTTTCATATGATTCAAATGCGATAATTATCAACGGAGAACGACGTATTATCTTTTCAGGCTCAATTCATTATCCACGCAGCACTGAAGCAATGTGGCCTGATCTTATTCAAAAAGCTAAAGATGGTGGACTTGATGCAATTGAGACATACATTTTTTGGGATCGTCACGAGCCACAACGACGAAAATATGATTTCTCTGGacgtttagattttattaaattcttcCAGCTCATCCAAGATGCTGGACTTTATGTTGTCATGAGGATTGGTCCTTACGTGTGTGCCGAGTGGAACTACGGAGGCTTTCCAGTGTGGTTGCACAATATGCCAGGAATCCAACTCCGTACTAACAATCAAGTCTACAAGAATGAAATGCAAACTTTCACGACAAAGATAGTGAATATGTGTAAACAAGCCAATCTCTTTGCTTCACAAGGAGGGCCAATAATATTAGCTCAAATCGAGAATGAGTATGGAAATGTGATGACACCAGCTTATGGAGATGCAGGAAAAGCATATATCAATTGGTGTGCTCAAATGGCCGAATCTCTCAATATTGGCGTTCCATGGATCATGTGCCAACAAAGTGATGCCCCACAACCTATCATTAATACGTGCAATGGATTCTACTGTGACAACTTTACTCCGAACAATCCTAAGAGCCCAAAAATGTTCACTGAAAATTGGGTGGGATGGTTCAAGAAATGGGGCGACAAAGACCCTTACAGAACTGCAGAAGATGTAGCATTTTCTGTGGCAAGATTTTTTCAATCTGGCGGCATCTTCAACAATTATTACATGTATCATGGAGGCACCAACTTTGGAAGAACATCGGGAGGTCCATTCATCACTACATCTTACGATTACAACGCCCCACTTGATGAGTATGGGAACTTGAATCAACCTAAATGGGGGCATCTCAAACAACTCCACGCATCAATCAAGTTAGGAGAGAAGATTCTCACTAACGGCACACGCTCAGACCAAAACTTTGGTAGCTCTGCAACTTTAACGAAATTCTTTAATCCAACAACAGGGGAGAGGTTTTGCTTTCTAAGCAACACAGATGGAAAAAATGATGCCACCATAGATCTACAAGCAGATGGAAAATATTTTGTACCAGCTTGGTCTGTGAGCATTCTTGATGGTTGCAACAAGGAGGTTTACAACACTGCAAAAGTAAATTCTCAAACGTCTATGTTCGTGAAGGAGCAAAATGAGAAGGAAAATGCACAACTCTCGTGGGCTTGGGCTCCAGAACCTATGAAAGACACACTGCAAGGAAATGGTAAATTTGCGGCAAACCTTCTTTTGGAACAAAAAAGGGTCACGGTTGATTTCAGCGACTACTTCTGGTACATGACGAGTGTTGACACTAACGGAACATCTTCACTTCAAAATGTGACTCTCCAAGTGAATACAAAGGGTCATGTTATTCATGCTTTCGTTAATAAAAGATACATTGGGTCGCAGTGGGGGAGTAATGGCCAGAGTTTTGTGTTTGAGAAACCGGTTCTACTAAAATCAGGAACCAACACAATAACTCTTTTGAGTGCCACAGTTGGGTTGAAGAATTACGACGCATTTTATGATATGGTGCCAACGGGAATCGATGGAGGTCCCATCTATCTAATTGGAGATGGAAACGTGAAAACTGATTTGTCATCAAATTTGTGGTCTTATAAGGTTGGATTAAATGGAGAAATGAAGCAAATTTACAACCCAATGTTCTCACAGAGAACAAATTGGATTGCACTAAATCAAAAATCTATCGGAAGGCGAATGACATGGTACAAGACTAGCTTTAAGACACCTGGTGGAATTGACCCAGTAGTCTTGGACATGCAAGGAATGGGAAAAGGCCAAGCTTGGGTAAATGGGCAAAGCATAGGCCGATTTTGGCCATCTTTCATTGCTGGCAATGATAGTTGCAGCGCAACATGTGACTATAGAGGTGCATACAACCCTAGCAAATGTGTGCAAAACTGTGGAAATCCTTCTCAAAGATGGTATCATGTTCCAAGATCATTTCTTTCGAGCAACACAAACACATtgattttatttgaagaaattgGTGGAAATCCACAACACGTGTCGGTTCAAACAATCACAATAGGAACTATATGTGCAAATGCTAATGAAGGAAGCACATTAGAGTTGTCTTGTCAGGGAGGACATGTCATCTCTGAAATCCAATTTGCTAGCTATGGAAATCCAGAGGGAAAATGTGGTTCGTTTAAGCAAGGTTCATGGGATGTGACAAACAGTGCTCTTTTCGTGGAAAAAGCTTGCATTGGCATGGAAAGTTGTTCAATTGATGTATCTGCAAAGTCATTTGGATTAGGCGATGCTACAAATTTATCTGCAAGATTGGTAGTTCAAGCACTATGTGCACAAAATTGA